The Micromonospora sp. Llam0 genome includes a window with the following:
- a CDS encoding DUF4180 domain-containing protein, with protein sequence MADEIVELAGVPVLVCTADGPKIAGEQDALDVIGQTFAGAEIVAIPVARLDERFFALRSGLAGGIMQKFVNYRLRLVVVGDITGHTAGSTALRDLVVESNRGRQVWFVDDLDTLAARLS encoded by the coding sequence ATGGCTGACGAGATCGTCGAACTGGCCGGCGTACCGGTGCTGGTCTGCACCGCCGACGGGCCGAAAATCGCTGGCGAGCAGGACGCGCTGGACGTGATCGGTCAGACGTTCGCCGGTGCCGAGATCGTCGCGATCCCGGTCGCGCGGCTGGACGAACGCTTCTTCGCGCTGCGCAGCGGGCTGGCCGGCGGCATCATGCAGAAGTTCGTCAACTACCGGCTACGGTTGGTCGTGGTCGGCGACATCACCGGCCACACCGCCGGCAGTACGGCGCTGCGTGACCTGGTCGTTGAGTCGAACCGGGGCCGGCAGGTCTGGTTCGTCGACGACCTCGACACCCTCGCCGCCCGCCTCAGCTGA
- a CDS encoding helix-turn-helix domain-containing protein → MAKSWLSVEEVAEQLDLHVRTVRSYIRDGRLPAVRIGKQYRIAPADLDAFTGRPAGAAGSAEPADPVVEVSAVVDIDGLTSADADRLSTLLVAGAQGGSRASAAPPLRLQTGYDPARDRLKIVVFGGPDAVAEILSTIDAVTRAGSGMFRTDSGERAGDDG, encoded by the coding sequence ATGGCGAAGTCGTGGCTCTCGGTGGAGGAAGTCGCAGAGCAGCTTGACCTGCATGTGCGTACGGTGCGTAGTTACATCCGGGACGGACGGCTGCCGGCCGTACGGATCGGCAAGCAGTACCGGATCGCACCGGCCGACCTCGACGCGTTCACCGGCCGCCCGGCCGGGGCCGCAGGCTCCGCCGAGCCGGCCGACCCGGTGGTCGAGGTCTCCGCGGTGGTCGACATCGACGGGTTGACGTCCGCCGACGCCGACCGGTTGAGCACCCTGCTGGTCGCCGGGGCGCAGGGCGGCAGCCGGGCGTCGGCCGCGCCGCCGCTGCGGCTGCAGACCGGGTACGACCCGGCGCGAGACCGGCTGAAGATCGTCGTCTTCGGTGGCCCGGACGCGGTCGCCGAGATTCTGTCCACCATCGACGCGGTGACGCGGGCGGGCAGCGGAATGTTCCGTACGGACAGCGGGGAGAGGGCTGGAGACGATGGCTGA
- a CDS encoding VWA domain-containing protein, with amino-acid sequence MTDSMINYHENRRQVLYWRLLARLFDGQEQATLERTSMAVVDELGLPAALLDPAVSIDTVVQRFPELADELPGLLVPPAEGESADEQPAAGDSAGESSVQVGGDEVRRAALASKLLLNIFATGSGDVSAGQLAGWQSDAGWYQQACGATPGRRDGVLGTIEADLVRRMRLREVLADPALARQLTPSMSLIEQLLRDKSNLSGVALANAKALIRRFVDEVAEVLKTQVQQTSVGTIDRSVPPKRVFRNLDLNRTIWKNLPNWSPQDERLYVDRLYYKQTAKRTTPARMIVVVDQSGSMVDAMVNCTILASIFAGLPKVDVHLVAYDTRALDLTPWVHDPFEVLLRTQLGGGTDGMAALELARPKIADPRNTVLVWISDFYEWKSQEVFNGLQAVHRSGARLIPVGSVSSGGQQSVNPWFRQRLKDQGTPVLSGHVRKLVVELKNFLT; translated from the coding sequence ATGACCGATTCGATGATCAACTATCACGAGAACCGGCGCCAGGTGCTCTACTGGCGGCTGCTGGCCCGACTGTTCGACGGGCAGGAGCAGGCCACACTGGAACGCACCAGCATGGCGGTGGTCGACGAGCTGGGGCTGCCGGCCGCGCTGCTCGACCCGGCGGTCTCCATCGACACCGTCGTGCAGCGGTTCCCGGAGCTGGCCGACGAGCTGCCCGGCCTGCTCGTACCGCCGGCTGAGGGCGAGAGCGCCGACGAGCAGCCGGCTGCGGGCGACAGCGCCGGCGAGTCGTCGGTGCAGGTCGGGGGCGACGAGGTACGCCGGGCCGCGCTGGCGTCGAAGCTGCTGCTCAACATCTTCGCCACCGGCAGCGGTGACGTCTCCGCCGGTCAGCTGGCCGGCTGGCAGTCCGACGCCGGCTGGTACCAGCAGGCCTGCGGCGCGACCCCGGGCCGCCGCGACGGGGTGCTCGGCACCATCGAGGCCGACCTGGTCCGCCGGATGCGGCTGCGCGAAGTGCTGGCCGATCCGGCGCTGGCCCGCCAGCTCACCCCGAGCATGTCGCTGATCGAACAGCTGCTGCGGGACAAGTCGAACCTGTCCGGAGTGGCGCTGGCCAACGCCAAGGCGCTGATCCGCCGGTTCGTCGACGAGGTCGCCGAGGTGCTCAAGACCCAGGTGCAGCAGACCAGCGTCGGCACCATCGACCGGTCGGTCCCGCCGAAGCGGGTGTTCCGCAACCTCGATCTGAACCGCACCATCTGGAAGAACCTGCCGAACTGGAGTCCGCAGGACGAGCGGCTCTACGTCGATCGGCTGTACTACAAGCAGACCGCGAAGCGGACCACCCCGGCCCGCATGATCGTCGTCGTCGACCAGTCCGGCTCGATGGTCGACGCGATGGTCAACTGCACCATCCTGGCCTCGATCTTCGCCGGGCTGCCCAAGGTAGACGTGCATCTGGTCGCGTACGACACCCGGGCGTTGGACCTGACGCCGTGGGTGCATGACCCGTTCGAGGTGCTGCTGCGCACCCAGCTCGGCGGCGGCACCGACGGCATGGCCGCGTTGGAGCTGGCCCGGCCGAAGATCGCCGACCCGCGCAACACCGTGCTGGTGTGGATCTCCGACTTCTACGAGTGGAAGTCGCAGGAGGTCTTCAACGGGCTGCAGGCGGTGCACCGCAGCGGCGCCAGGCTGATCCCGGTCGGCTCGGTCTCCAGCGGCGGCCAGCAGAGCGTCAACCCATGGTTCCGGCAGCGACTCAAGGACCAGGGCACCCCGGTGCTGTCCGGGCACGTCCGCAAGCTCGTCGTCGAGCTCAAGAACTTCCTCACCTGA
- a CDS encoding AAA family ATPase: MTAEMLRAPAEIKYAEELDWLESIDDSPKPYSWRLSPKMVRLFILGSERADGLDREIPQKWFGDRSFVERSIVTLASDRGLLLIGDPGTGKSWLAELLAAAICRNSTLVVQGTAGTTEDHIKYSWNVSMVIAKGQSRQSMIPSPIMTAMEQGVIGRFEELTRSTSDVQDALISILSEKYVSIPELDSDNIVFAQPGFSIIATANSRDRGVNDLSSALKRRFNFVRIPVITNKRSEAEIVRFRTTELLRRHQIELEVPPTLLDVLLQSFADLRKAAASATSDDEKLESALSTAEQIGVLEDAILHSQFFGDRTLRAETLASSMVGSLARRSPEDLAILNKFWHGVIEPRSKADGGEWPAFLEGGRQSIATLS; the protein is encoded by the coding sequence ATGACCGCAGAGATGCTGCGCGCCCCCGCCGAGATCAAGTACGCCGAGGAGCTCGACTGGCTCGAATCGATCGACGACAGCCCGAAGCCGTACTCGTGGCGGTTGAGCCCGAAGATGGTGCGCCTGTTCATCCTCGGTTCCGAGCGCGCCGACGGCCTCGACCGGGAGATCCCGCAGAAGTGGTTCGGTGACCGCAGCTTCGTCGAACGCAGCATCGTCACCCTCGCCTCCGACCGGGGGCTGCTGCTGATCGGCGACCCGGGCACCGGCAAGAGCTGGCTGGCCGAGCTGCTCGCCGCCGCGATCTGCCGCAACTCGACCCTGGTGGTGCAGGGCACTGCCGGCACCACCGAGGACCACATCAAGTACTCGTGGAACGTGTCGATGGTGATCGCCAAGGGCCAGTCCCGGCAGTCGATGATCCCGTCGCCGATCATGACCGCGATGGAGCAGGGGGTGATCGGCCGGTTCGAGGAGCTGACCCGCTCCACCAGCGACGTGCAGGACGCGCTGATCTCGATCCTGTCCGAGAAGTACGTCTCCATCCCGGAGCTCGACTCGGACAACATCGTCTTCGCCCAACCCGGATTCTCGATCATCGCCACCGCGAACAGCCGGGACCGGGGCGTCAACGACCTGTCGTCGGCGCTCAAGCGTCGGTTCAACTTCGTCCGGATCCCGGTGATCACGAACAAGCGCAGCGAAGCGGAGATCGTCCGGTTCCGCACCACCGAGCTGCTGCGACGCCACCAGATCGAGCTGGAGGTGCCACCGACCCTGCTGGACGTGCTGCTGCAGAGCTTCGCCGATCTGCGCAAGGCCGCCGCGTCGGCGACCAGCGACGACGAGAAGTTGGAGTCGGCGCTGTCCACTGCCGAGCAGATCGGCGTGCTGGAGGACGCGATCCTGCACAGCCAGTTCTTCGGTGACCGGACGCTGCGCGCCGAGACCCTGGCCAGCTCGATGGTCGGTTCGCTGGCCCGGCGCAGCCCGGAGGACCTGGCGATCCTGAACAAGTTCTGGCACGGGGTGATCGAGCCGCGCAGCAAGGCCGACGGCGGGGAGTGGCCGGCGTTCCTCGAAGGCGGCCGGCAGAGCATTGCGACCCTGTCATGA
- a CDS encoding XRE family transcriptional regulator gives MRDEPEEDSRPAWAQRLRSERTARGWSQSDAVRALRAHAAEPLPSDNALLRNLKRWEAGSSEPDVFYKTLIAKTYGTVTAAFFPRQGGAHVEADLLADSGLETLEILSRIRASDVSAAMLDALRIAADRLCCEYPYAPPYQLYVEGKAWLRRLTSLMDRRLTLAQHKEVLSLAGLVALLVGCVEYDLGLRREAESTRKAALALGEEAGDAAVVGWAHEMRAWYALTQGDYRGAIAAADIGAAKAPGQSVAVQLAAQQAKAWARIGDRRQVETALDRGRSLLESLPYPEDTDHHFVVDPSKFDFYAMDCYRLAREDRLAGIYAHEVIRSSTDPDGTERKPMRNAEARLTLGVVSARRGEIEEAVAYGRQALSGDRRSLPSLLMCSRELRQLLQEQVPKHPEALAFLDELRVLSNPAGSR, from the coding sequence TCGGAGCGGACCGCCCGGGGGTGGTCCCAGAGTGACGCGGTACGGGCACTCAGAGCACACGCAGCCGAACCACTGCCCTCCGACAACGCCCTGTTGCGCAACTTGAAGCGGTGGGAAGCCGGTAGCTCCGAGCCCGATGTCTTTTACAAGACGCTGATCGCCAAGACCTATGGCACCGTCACAGCCGCATTCTTCCCTCGCCAGGGTGGGGCACACGTCGAAGCGGACCTGCTGGCGGACAGTGGCCTGGAAACCCTGGAGATTCTCTCTCGCATTCGCGCCTCGGATGTCTCGGCAGCCATGCTTGATGCACTTCGCATTGCGGCCGATCGGCTCTGCTGCGAGTACCCCTACGCTCCCCCGTATCAGCTCTATGTCGAGGGGAAGGCGTGGCTTCGACGCCTCACGAGCCTCATGGATCGCCGTTTAACGCTCGCGCAGCACAAAGAGGTTCTATCGCTTGCTGGTCTGGTTGCCTTGCTCGTAGGGTGCGTCGAATACGACTTAGGGCTACGGCGGGAAGCGGAAAGCACCCGTAAGGCTGCGCTAGCCCTTGGCGAGGAGGCGGGCGACGCTGCAGTTGTCGGGTGGGCGCACGAAATGCGCGCGTGGTACGCGCTGACGCAGGGCGACTACCGGGGAGCGATAGCCGCCGCTGATATTGGAGCGGCAAAGGCCCCCGGCCAAAGTGTTGCTGTGCAGCTAGCAGCGCAGCAGGCTAAGGCATGGGCACGTATCGGAGACCGCAGACAAGTGGAGACGGCACTTGATCGGGGCCGGTCACTCCTGGAATCACTGCCCTACCCAGAGGATACCGACCACCATTTTGTGGTTGATCCGTCGAAGTTCGACTTCTACGCGATGGACTGCTACCGGCTGGCACGAGAAGACCGGCTGGCCGGGATTTATGCCCATGAAGTCATACGGTCTTCCACGGATCCGGACGGCACCGAACGAAAGCCCATGAGGAACGCCGAGGCTCGTTTGACACTAGGTGTGGTATCGGCGCGCAGAGGGGAGATTGAGGAGGCAGTGGCCTACGGCCGACAAGCGCTGTCGGGCGACCGCAGGTCCCTACCGTCACTCCTCATGTGCTCCCGAGAGCTACGGCAACTGTTGCAGGAGCAAGTACCCAAACACCCTGAGGCGCTAGCCTTCCTGGACGAGCTACGAGTCCTCAGCAACCCAGCAGGCTCCCGGTAG
- a CDS encoding cold-shock protein, whose amino-acid sequence MAIGTVKWFNADKGFGFITQDSGEADVFAHFTAIASSGFRTLEENQRVEFDVEQGQKGLQAANIRVI is encoded by the coding sequence ATGGCAATCGGTACCGTGAAGTGGTTCAACGCTGACAAGGGTTTCGGCTTCATCACCCAGGACAGCGGAGAAGCTGACGTCTTCGCCCACTTCACCGCGATCGCGTCCAGCGGTTTCCGTACCCTCGAAGAGAACCAGCGGGTGGAGTTCGACGTCGAGCAGGGCCAGAAGGGCCTGCAGGCGGCCAACATCCGGGTGATCTGA
- a CDS encoding VOC family protein: MSEQWSLTVDCARPRELAVFWCLALGYVPAAPPEGFATWEAWQTHFKVPEDEWDDGAFIEDPDGVQPGVSFLKVPEPKVVKNRMHFDIRVGGGRQEPSEMRWPQVQAVVDKLVAAGGTLLRVDESNGTPDHLTMADPEGNEFDVL; encoded by the coding sequence ATGTCCGAGCAATGGTCCTTGACCGTCGACTGCGCGCGCCCGCGCGAACTGGCCGTGTTCTGGTGCCTCGCGCTGGGGTACGTCCCGGCCGCCCCACCAGAAGGGTTCGCCACCTGGGAAGCATGGCAGACCCATTTCAAGGTTCCCGAGGACGAGTGGGACGACGGCGCCTTCATCGAGGACCCAGACGGCGTCCAGCCCGGTGTGTCGTTCCTGAAGGTGCCGGAACCGAAGGTAGTCAAGAACCGCATGCACTTCGACATCCGCGTCGGCGGAGGTCGGCAGGAGCCGTCCGAGATGCGCTGGCCGCAGGTCCAGGCGGTGGTCGACAAGCTGGTGGCGGCGGGCGGCACCCTGCTCCGGGTGGACGAATCAAACGGTACGCCTGACCACTTGACGATGGCAGACCCAGAGGGCAACGAGTTCGACGTCCTTTAG
- a CDS encoding DUF5682 family protein, with protein MSKPVTSRPVTSASVTGASSDSRFGALREQLADAATAFADSPDALTGILAGLVDDVDHALGEELEIFPVCHHSPSSALAMARRLRAKQPKVIYLELCEDMQPLLTELRNCELPVALQAFASDLDGFPAGAGPLSVIAPITEASAEYQAIAYAMETPGVELLLVDRSTDHVFQWQSDDQTDSAAPADGDDEPAQQGQQSGQGQQQGQADGEDDEKALHGDAVGVGIGDLRPGFAELEAYLLHHGKVRHWSEWWDQYVEQPLIGADHDTYRQVMVMIGSLFRRLRPSDAARCDRDEDRERYMWIRMREHLAASGADPADCLYVCGAFHAASRVEQFGVRSTAPFEITARTDTKWRYGLIPSSHSAIEAQFGLAGGTVSIAASTWQKALTGSKIIPYRLAGQQGGRKSSARKPKKPARPTTAGGGGGTAVAGDDRLSGFLAAPSRPGELDEAELRGWSVDIVRLARRNGYLASTADAIAIFETAVLLAGIRNRRRPTPYDFADAAVTCIEKDVVPGRRDVRRLCEIMFGGDRIGRVGYDALPPLARDVYDRLAPLGLDPKRRTVQRALLDLHGQPELRPCSDLLWMLRRLLPPEVVRPIMGERRLGEQSVQESWDVAIGRHQRSIIELGYEGVTIEQVLEQRLRRAAWDPQATAAHALAAVEDSLLFLSNRRLTDELGARAVQLLAAERTADGAPEVLQRIRQLLAYYRTSGEPQLPAWCQDFVSTGYAHYCTLLPTAFVDDETGLRQVAAMLGFLMTMESVAMALGCDRTQLELAVRQSHPETPAKIALHWAAQSQLGQLPLAELRERCSDLLASPLTVGAFPHYLSGFVQALEPVPTLAPFVVEVLSAAFGQLPDPVLLPWLPTLITTLREQAGELVPILVREAGRTFPATLPALDSWTPPWAAAAPTGQQTGMQTGIPGGGTAPAAEAARYVMSGPAPQLLAEHPLAAVAVADLLDCAAGAAADGQAVGLGPADGGSGNAGGDPAVADLLGRFPVSAAGIAAHVGLVPAAG; from the coding sequence ATGAGCAAGCCCGTCACGAGCAGGCCCGTCACGAGTGCGTCGGTCACGGGTGCGTCGTCGGACAGCCGGTTCGGGGCGTTGCGGGAGCAGTTGGCGGACGCCGCGACGGCGTTCGCCGACTCGCCCGACGCGCTGACCGGCATCCTCGCCGGCCTGGTCGACGACGTCGACCACGCACTCGGCGAGGAGTTGGAGATCTTCCCGGTCTGCCACCACTCGCCGTCGTCGGCGTTGGCGATGGCCCGCCGGCTGCGCGCCAAACAGCCCAAGGTGATCTACCTGGAGCTGTGCGAGGACATGCAGCCGCTGCTGACCGAGCTGCGCAACTGCGAACTGCCGGTGGCGTTGCAGGCCTTCGCCAGCGACCTGGACGGCTTCCCCGCCGGGGCCGGGCCGTTGAGCGTGATCGCACCGATCACCGAGGCGTCCGCCGAGTACCAGGCGATCGCGTACGCGATGGAGACACCGGGCGTGGAACTGCTGCTGGTGGACCGCTCCACCGACCACGTCTTCCAGTGGCAGTCCGACGACCAGACGGATTCGGCCGCTCCGGCAGACGGCGACGACGAGCCGGCGCAGCAGGGCCAGCAGAGCGGGCAGGGCCAGCAGCAGGGCCAGGCAGACGGCGAGGACGATGAGAAGGCGCTGCACGGCGACGCCGTCGGTGTCGGGATCGGCGACCTGCGCCCCGGGTTCGCCGAGCTGGAGGCGTACCTGCTGCACCACGGCAAGGTGCGGCACTGGTCGGAATGGTGGGACCAGTACGTCGAGCAGCCGCTGATCGGCGCGGACCACGACACGTACCGGCAGGTCATGGTCATGATCGGCAGCCTGTTCCGGCGGCTGCGGCCGAGCGACGCGGCGCGGTGCGACCGCGACGAGGACCGGGAACGCTACATGTGGATCCGGATGCGCGAACACCTCGCCGCCTCCGGGGCCGACCCGGCCGACTGCCTGTACGTCTGCGGCGCGTTCCACGCCGCCAGCCGGGTCGAGCAGTTCGGCGTACGGTCGACCGCGCCGTTCGAGATCACCGCGCGGACCGACACCAAGTGGCGGTACGGGCTGATCCCGTCCAGCCACTCGGCGATCGAGGCACAGTTCGGGCTGGCCGGTGGCACGGTGTCGATCGCCGCCAGCACCTGGCAGAAGGCGCTGACCGGCAGCAAGATCATCCCGTACCGGCTGGCCGGGCAGCAGGGCGGCCGCAAGAGCTCGGCCCGCAAGCCGAAGAAGCCGGCGCGGCCAACGACCGCCGGCGGTGGCGGTGGTACGGCGGTCGCCGGCGACGATCGGCTCAGCGGCTTCCTGGCCGCCCCGAGCCGGCCCGGCGAGCTCGACGAGGCCGAGTTGCGCGGCTGGTCGGTCGACATCGTCCGGCTGGCCCGGCGCAACGGCTACCTGGCCAGCACCGCCGACGCGATCGCCATCTTCGAAACGGCGGTGCTGCTGGCCGGGATACGCAACCGACGCCGGCCCACCCCGTACGACTTCGCCGACGCCGCGGTCACCTGCATCGAGAAGGACGTGGTGCCGGGCCGGCGCGACGTCCGCCGGCTGTGCGAGATCATGTTCGGCGGTGACCGGATCGGTCGGGTCGGCTACGACGCACTGCCGCCGCTGGCCCGCGACGTCTACGACCGGCTGGCACCACTCGGGTTGGACCCGAAGCGGCGTACCGTGCAGCGGGCGCTGCTGGATCTGCACGGGCAGCCGGAGCTGCGGCCCTGCTCCGATCTGTTGTGGATGCTGCGGCGGCTGCTGCCGCCGGAGGTGGTCCGCCCGATCATGGGCGAGCGGCGGCTCGGCGAACAGTCCGTCCAGGAGAGCTGGGATGTCGCGATCGGTCGCCACCAGCGGTCGATCATCGAGCTCGGCTACGAGGGTGTGACCATCGAGCAGGTGCTCGAACAGCGGCTGCGCCGGGCGGCCTGGGATCCGCAGGCCACGGCGGCACACGCCCTCGCGGCGGTCGAGGACTCGCTGCTGTTCCTGAGCAACCGGCGGCTGACCGACGAGCTCGGTGCCCGGGCCGTGCAGCTGCTCGCCGCCGAGCGCACCGCCGACGGGGCGCCCGAGGTGCTGCAGCGGATCCGGCAGTTGCTGGCGTACTACCGCACCAGCGGTGAGCCGCAGCTGCCGGCCTGGTGCCAGGACTTCGTCAGTACCGGGTACGCCCACTACTGCACCCTGCTGCCGACCGCGTTCGTCGACGACGAGACCGGGCTGCGGCAGGTGGCGGCGATGCTGGGCTTCCTGATGACCATGGAAAGCGTCGCCATGGCGTTGGGCTGCGACCGGACCCAGCTGGAGCTGGCGGTACGCCAGTCGCATCCGGAGACACCGGCGAAGATCGCGTTGCACTGGGCGGCGCAGTCCCAGCTCGGTCAGCTGCCGCTGGCCGAGTTGCGTGAGCGGTGCTCGGATCTGCTGGCCAGCCCGCTCACCGTCGGGGCGTTCCCGCACTACCTGAGCGGGTTCGTGCAGGCGCTGGAGCCGGTGCCGACGTTGGCGCCGTTCGTGGTGGAGGTGCTGTCGGCGGCGTTCGGCCAGCTGCCCGACCCGGTGCTGCTGCCCTGGCTGCCGACGCTGATCACCACGCTGCGGGAGCAGGCCGGCGAGTTGGTGCCGATCCTGGTCCGGGAGGCCGGCCGTACCTTCCCGGCGACGCTGCCGGCGTTGGACTCCTGGACCCCGCCGTGGGCCGCAGCCGCCCCGACAGGACAGCAGACCGGCATGCAGACCGGCATTCCCGGCGGCGGGACGGCACCGGCGGCGGAGGCCGCCCGGTACGTCATGTCCGGGCCGGCGCCGCAGCTGCTGGCCGAGCATCCGCTGGCCGCCGTGGCGGTGGCGGATCTGCTGGACTGCGCGGCCGGTGCCGCGGCCGACGGGCAGGCGGTAGGGCTGGGTCCGGCCGACGGAGGGTCCGGCAATGCCGGCGGGGATCCGGCGGTGGCCGACCTGCTGGGGCGGTTCCCAGTGAGCGCGGCCGGCATCGCCGCCCACGTCGGGCTGGTCCCCGCCGCCGGTTGA